The genomic region CCCAGCCGCCGACCCGGACCGGGCCGGAACTCCTCGACGATCGCGGCGAGGTCGTCGACGCCGCCGAGATACTCGACGACGACGCCCTCGATGCGCAGGTCGTCACCCCACACCTGCTCGACGAGCTCGGCGTCGTGGCGGCCCTCCACGTAGATGCGGCTGGCCAGCGCCGTGCGCGCCCGCACCCCCTGCACCGCGACGGAACCGGACTTGGTGCGCGCCGGCGCCGTCGGGGCCTGCTTCTTGGGGGCGGTGAGGATCACCGGCTTGCCGTCGATCAGGTAGCCGGGACCGACCGGGAACGGTTTACGCCGGCCGTGCCGGTCCTCGAGTTCCATCCGGCCGAACTCGACGCGCACCACGGCGCCCACGTAGCCGGTCTGGGCGTCCTCCACGACCATGCCGATCTCGATCGGCACCTCGGTGGAGCGGGGCTTGCGGTGCGGGTTGCGAGCGAGGACATCGGAGCCATAGCGATCAGCCACCGGGCGATCGTAGGGTCAGCACCGGTCCGCTCCCCCGCGACACGGCGAGGGGAATCGCTAACGGCCGCATCACAGTTCTGCGGCGGCCGCGGGGCGGGCCGCGACCGGCTGACGTCGTCGTCAAGAATGGCCCGGTGACCGATCTCTCCCACTACGGCCCCTGGGCGGTGATCGCCGGCGGTTCCGAAGGTGTCGGCGCCGAGTTCGCCCGCCGACTCGCGTCAGCCGGGGTCAACCTGGTGCTGCTGGCCCGCAAACCCGGACCGCTCGAGGCGACGGCCGACGAGTGCCGCGGTCTCGGCGTCGACGTGCGCACCCTGGCCGTCGACCTCACCGCCGCGGACGCGGTGTCCCGGGTGACCGGGCTGACCGCCGACCTCGAGGTCGGTCTGCTGATCTACAACGCGGGCGCCAACACCTGCAGCGAGGAGTTCCTCGACGGCCCGTTGCCGGAGTTTCAGCGGGTGATCGACCTGAACATCACCACGATGCTGGCGCTGGTGCAGCACTACGGGCGGCCCATGCGTGAGCGTCGCCGCGGCGGGATCCTGATGGTCGGGTCGATGGCCGGATACCTCGGGTCGGTGCGCCACACCGTGTACGGCGGGGTGAAGGCGTTCGGCCGGATCTTCGCCGAGAGTCTGTGGCTGGAGCTCCGCGACTACGACGTGCACGTGCTCGAACTGGTGCTCGGCGTGACCCGCACCCCCGCGATGGAGCGGGTCGGGCTGAACTTCGACGTGCCGGGCCTGCGGGTGGCCGAGCCCGCCGACGTGGCGCGCGAGGGGCTCGAGCAGCTGCCGAACGGACCGGTGTATGTGGCGGGCGGTAACGCCGACGACGTGGCCCGGCGCAACGACCCGGACCGCGCGAAGGTGGTGCTGGGCACCCACCAGTTCATGCAGAAACTGTTGGGCGGGAAGGGAACCCGATGACGGATCTGGCTGATCTGGAGCGGCGGCTGCAGCGCATCGAGGACGAGCGCGCGATCGAGCGGTTGATCGCCTCCTACGGGCCGCTCGTCGACGCCGGTGACGCCGACGCGGTCGCGTCGCTGTGGGCCGTCGACGGCAGTTACGACGTGGAGGGCTGGCAGATGGCCAGCCGCGAGGACGTCGCGGCGATGGTGCGTTCGGACGCCCATCAGGGGCTGATCACCCGCGGGTCGTGCCACTTCCTGGCGCCCGCGGTGGTGACGGTGACCGGCGATGAGGCCGTCGCGGTGTGCGAGTCGATCCTGGTGGCCCGCCGCGACGACGGTATCTCGGTGGCCCGCGCCGGGGCCAACCACTTCCGACTGCGCCGCATCGACGGCCGCTGGCAGATCACCGAACGGCGCAACCGTGCCCTCGACGGCCGGCCCGAGGGCCGAAGACTGCTGTCCAACGGCGTCGCCGGCGTCTAGCCCCCTCTCTCTTCCTCCCCCTTCGCGAGCGTGCGTGTCTGCACACGACACGCCGGTGTTTTACGGCATTTTGCGCACGCTCGTCGGGGCGCGCGACCACACCGGGTCTGCCGATCGGCCTCCGCGAGCGTGCGCAAACTGTCGAGATTACGCGGCGTGTCGTGTGCAGACACGCACGCTCGCGGAACGGGGGGTCAGGGGTCAGGTGCCTTCGACGACGGTGTGGATGAAACGCATCTTGTCGAGCACCGGCGGCGGCAGCACGAACGGGTACAGGTCTTCCTTGCCCATCGACCGGTTCACCATGTTCAGCGCCCACGACAGCGGCAGCCACATCTCGATGATCGCATCGAACCCACTGGGGCCCAACACCTTACGCTCGATCGTCGCCGAGGCCGGGGCGAACCCGAACGCCGCGGCGGTGTCCATCGTGTCGCGGATGTGCAGGTAGTGCGCGAAGGTCTCCGCCCAGTCCTCGGCCGGATGCATCGTGGCGTAGGACGAGACGTAGTTCTCCTCCCAGTTCGGCGGCGGACCGTCGCTGTAGTGACGGTCCAGCGCGGCCTGGTAGTCGGCGTCGGGATCGCCGAACAGCTCCCGGAACTGACTGTCCAACTCGGGCGCCACGCTGACCAGCCGGTAGTAGTAATAGTGGCCGACCTCGTGGCGGAAGTGCCCGAGCACCGTGCGGTACGGCTCGTCCATCGCCAACCGCAGCTGTTCCCGATGCACGTCGTCGCCCTCGGCGAGATCCAGTGTGATGAGCCCGTTTTCGTGCCCAGTGAACACCTTCTCCTGTTCGCTGGACAGCAGATCGAACGCCAGCCCGTAGTCGGGGTCCTCGTCGCGGCCGATCACCGGGAGACCGAGCTCGTGCAGTTCGAACAGCAACCGGCGCTTGGCCCGTTCTGCGTCGGCGAACGCCCGTAGCGCCTTCGCGTCGTCGTCGTTGGGCCGGGTGCGGGTCAGCGCGCACGACTGGCACAGCCGGTGTGACCCGTCGCCGGTCTTCTCGACCAGCCAGTTGCACTCGGCGAGATACATGTTCGCGCACAGCTGGTAGCGGTCGGCGTCGACGTAACCGGGCTGACCGGCCTCCTCGCCGGTGGAGATCACCAGCAGTGCCCGGTCCTCCAGCGAGAAGCCCAGCGGGCGCTCGCACGACAGGCAGAAGGAGTTCTCGAACGCCAGCCGCTGACCGCAGTTGGGGCACATGAAGTCACGCATACAGCACCCCGCCCTCGAACGGTTCGACGTCGACACCCACCTCGATCGTCGAGCTCTCGGCGTCGGTGAAGATGATGCCGCGCAGCGGTGGGATGTCGGCGTAGTCACGTCCGTAGCCGACCGTGATGTAGCGCTCGTCGACCATCTGGTCGTTGGTGGGATCGAGACCCAGCCACTGGTTCTGCGGGGTCCACACCGCAGCCCACGCATGGGTCGCGTCGATGCCGATCATTCGTTCCTTCCCGGGAGGCGGATCGGTCGCCAAATACCCGGAGACATAACTGGCGGCCAACCCGTTGGAGCGCAGGCAGGCGATCGCCAGCCGTGCGAAGTCCTGACATACCCCCTCGCGGGCCGCCAAAAC from Mycolicibacterium phlei harbors:
- a CDS encoding DUF3097 domain-containing protein, translated to MADRYGSDVLARNPHRKPRSTEVPIEIGMVVEDAQTGYVGAVVRVEFGRMELEDRHGRRKPFPVGPGYLIDGKPVILTAPKKQAPTAPARTKSGSVAVQGVRARTALASRIYVEGRHDAELVEQVWGDDLRIEGVVVEYLGGVDDLAAIVEEFRPGPGRRLGVLVDHLVAGSKEARIAEAVRRGPGGEHTLVVGHPFIDIWQAVKPARLGLERWPEIPKGTDWKKGVCRALGWPAADQADIARAWQHIRGRVRDWTDLEPALIGRVEELIDFVTAP
- a CDS encoding SDR family NAD(P)-dependent oxidoreductase is translated as MTDLSHYGPWAVIAGGSEGVGAEFARRLASAGVNLVLLARKPGPLEATADECRGLGVDVRTLAVDLTAADAVSRVTGLTADLEVGLLIYNAGANTCSEEFLDGPLPEFQRVIDLNITTMLALVQHYGRPMRERRRGGILMVGSMAGYLGSVRHTVYGGVKAFGRIFAESLWLELRDYDVHVLELVLGVTRTPAMERVGLNFDVPGLRVAEPADVAREGLEQLPNGPVYVAGGNADDVARRNDPDRAKVVLGTHQFMQKLLGGKGTR
- a CDS encoding nuclear transport factor 2 family protein is translated as MTDLADLERRLQRIEDERAIERLIASYGPLVDAGDADAVASLWAVDGSYDVEGWQMASREDVAAMVRSDAHQGLITRGSCHFLAPAVVTVTGDEAVAVCESILVARRDDGISVARAGANHFRLRRIDGRWQITERRNRALDGRPEGRRLLSNGVAGV
- a CDS encoding zinc-binding metallopeptidase family protein, producing the protein MRDFMCPNCGQRLAFENSFCLSCERPLGFSLEDRALLVISTGEEAGQPGYVDADRYQLCANMYLAECNWLVEKTGDGSHRLCQSCALTRTRPNDDDAKALRAFADAERAKRRLLFELHELGLPVIGRDEDPDYGLAFDLLSSEQEKVFTGHENGLITLDLAEGDDVHREQLRLAMDEPYRTVLGHFRHEVGHYYYYRLVSVAPELDSQFRELFGDPDADYQAALDRHYSDGPPPNWEENYVSSYATMHPAEDWAETFAHYLHIRDTMDTAAAFGFAPASATIERKVLGPSGFDAIIEMWLPLSWALNMVNRSMGKEDLYPFVLPPPVLDKMRFIHTVVEGT